A window of the Hordeum vulgare subsp. vulgare chromosome 5H, MorexV3_pseudomolecules_assembly, whole genome shotgun sequence genome harbors these coding sequences:
- the LOC123396079 gene encoding protein TIFY 6b-like isoform X1: MERDFLGAIGHEQQQQQRQRAAAEDDAARKESAYFGGGGVPPMDWSFAGRAGAAPAVMSFRSAAREEQQQQQGELAFSKQQASRVLTPQRSFGAENHGSVQYAAAARAAYGGQPPQQQHAPNGARVIPMSSPFNPNNPMFRVQSSPNLPNGVAAGSPFKQPPFAMNNAVAASTVGVYKSRDMPKPKTAQLTIFYAGSVNVFNNVSAEKAQELMFLASRGSLPAAPSTVTRSPDATFFTPAKLAAPELSPAKQMLPQMPQRVSPPLSGISKPISMVSQAACVPKSASSSNIDSTAPKSSGQLVVPPTSQPSSSTHPVTLASTTAASIMPRAVPQARKASLARFLEKRKERVTTTAPYPSAKSPMESSDTVGSANDNNSKSSSCTEIAFSSNHEESLRLGGRPRNISFSGESPSTKLHI, encoded by the exons ATGGAGAGGGACTTCCTGGGCGCCATAGgccacgagcagcagcagcagcagcgccagCGCGCCGCCGCCGAGGACGACGCCGCCAGAAAGGAGTCAG CTTACTTTGGGGGAGGAGGAGTGCCGCCCATGGACTGGTCCTTCGCTGGCAGGGCCGGGGCCGCGCCGGCGGTCATGTCTTTCAGGTCGGCGGCGAGggaagagcagcagcagcagcagggcgAGCTCGCCTTCTCCAAGCAGCAGGCCTCGCGTGTCCTCACTCCACAG AGATCGTTTGGCGCTGAGAACCATGGCAGCGTGCAGTACGCCGCCGCCGCGCGTGCGGCTTACGGTGGGCAGCCTCCACAGCAGCAGCATGCTCCTAATGGTGCTAGGGTGATCCCAATGTCCTCGCCGTTCAACCCCAACAATCCCATGTTCAGGGTTCAGAGTTCGCCTAACCTCCCCAATGGCGTTGCTGCTGGGAGCCCGTTCAAACAGCCGCCTTTCGCGATGAACAATGCGGTCGCTGCTTCCACCGTTGGTGTGTACAAATCAAG GGACATGCCGAAGCCAAAGACAGCGCAATTAaccatcttctacgctggttctgTCAATGTATTCAACAACGTCTCAGCAGAAAAG GCTCAGGAACTCATGTTCTTAGCTAGCAGAGGATCTCTTCCAGCTGCACCCAGTACTGTTACTCGCAGCCCAGATGCAACCTTTTTCACTCCGGCAAAACTCGCAGCACCTGAGCTTTCACCTGCAAAGCAGATGCTACCTCAGATGCCACAACGTGTTTCGCCTCCTTTGTCAGGCATTTCCAAACCGATCTCCATGGTGTCCCAAGCTGCATGCGTCCCCAAGAGCGCCTCTAGCTCCAACATTGACTCGACAGCGCCAAAATCTTCAGGCCAGTTGGTTGTGCCTCCCACGAGTCAGCCTTCGTCGTCCACTCATCCTGTGACACTAGCCTCCACCACTGCTGCAAGTATTATGCCAAGAG CTGTTCCTCAAGCCCGGAAGGCGTCCCTTGCCCGATTCTTggagaaaaggaaagaaag AGTGACAACTACGGCGCCGTATCCATCAGCCAAGAGCCCGATGGAGAGCAGCGACACGGTCGGAAgcgccaacgacaacaacagcaagtcCTCATCATGCACAGAGATCGCCTTCTCAAGCAACCATGAGGAGTCGCTGCGTCTAGGCGGCCGGCCCAGGAACATCAGCTTTAGCGGGGAGTCCCCGAGTACAAAACTACACATCTGA
- the LOC123396079 gene encoding protein TIFY 6b-like isoform X2, whose protein sequence is MLCYCQHVLLQSGVATYGDRPASAYFGGGGVPPMDWSFAGRAGAAPAVMSFRSAAREEQQQQQGELAFSKQQASRVLTPQRSFGAENHGSVQYAAAARAAYGGQPPQQQHAPNGARVIPMSSPFNPNNPMFRVQSSPNLPNGVAAGSPFKQPPFAMNNAVAASTVGVYKSRDMPKPKTAQLTIFYAGSVNVFNNVSAEKAQELMFLASRGSLPAAPSTVTRSPDATFFTPAKLAAPELSPAKQMLPQMPQRVSPPLSGISKPISMVSQAACVPKSASSSNIDSTAPKSSGQLVVPPTSQPSSSTHPVTLASTTAASIMPRAVPQARKASLARFLEKRKERVTTTAPYPSAKSPMESSDTVGSANDNNSKSSSCTEIAFSSNHEESLRLGGRPRNISFSGESPSTKLHI, encoded by the exons ATGTTATGCTACTGTCAGCACGTCCTGCTGCAATCGGGCGTCGCCACGTATGGCGACAGACCTGCATCAG CTTACTTTGGGGGAGGAGGAGTGCCGCCCATGGACTGGTCCTTCGCTGGCAGGGCCGGGGCCGCGCCGGCGGTCATGTCTTTCAGGTCGGCGGCGAGggaagagcagcagcagcagcagggcgAGCTCGCCTTCTCCAAGCAGCAGGCCTCGCGTGTCCTCACTCCACAG AGATCGTTTGGCGCTGAGAACCATGGCAGCGTGCAGTACGCCGCCGCCGCGCGTGCGGCTTACGGTGGGCAGCCTCCACAGCAGCAGCATGCTCCTAATGGTGCTAGGGTGATCCCAATGTCCTCGCCGTTCAACCCCAACAATCCCATGTTCAGGGTTCAGAGTTCGCCTAACCTCCCCAATGGCGTTGCTGCTGGGAGCCCGTTCAAACAGCCGCCTTTCGCGATGAACAATGCGGTCGCTGCTTCCACCGTTGGTGTGTACAAATCAAG GGACATGCCGAAGCCAAAGACAGCGCAATTAaccatcttctacgctggttctgTCAATGTATTCAACAACGTCTCAGCAGAAAAG GCTCAGGAACTCATGTTCTTAGCTAGCAGAGGATCTCTTCCAGCTGCACCCAGTACTGTTACTCGCAGCCCAGATGCAACCTTTTTCACTCCGGCAAAACTCGCAGCACCTGAGCTTTCACCTGCAAAGCAGATGCTACCTCAGATGCCACAACGTGTTTCGCCTCCTTTGTCAGGCATTTCCAAACCGATCTCCATGGTGTCCCAAGCTGCATGCGTCCCCAAGAGCGCCTCTAGCTCCAACATTGACTCGACAGCGCCAAAATCTTCAGGCCAGTTGGTTGTGCCTCCCACGAGTCAGCCTTCGTCGTCCACTCATCCTGTGACACTAGCCTCCACCACTGCTGCAAGTATTATGCCAAGAG CTGTTCCTCAAGCCCGGAAGGCGTCCCTTGCCCGATTCTTggagaaaaggaaagaaag AGTGACAACTACGGCGCCGTATCCATCAGCCAAGAGCCCGATGGAGAGCAGCGACACGGTCGGAAgcgccaacgacaacaacagcaagtcCTCATCATGCACAGAGATCGCCTTCTCAAGCAACCATGAGGAGTCGCTGCGTCTAGGCGGCCGGCCCAGGAACATCAGCTTTAGCGGGGAGTCCCCGAGTACAAAACTACACATCTGA
- the LOC123396815 gene encoding ABC transporter G family member STR-like, with protein sequence MQQPQQLRTAMRRDGERDHRRAAAAERPAAHRTERAAADETAHRRAAEAPPRRTERAAEVPAHRTERAGETAATARRAAEMPARRTTERKKSLESLLDAADVRGKRGGGPVPVGEKITTFPGQGLEFKDLSYSVVKKQKKDGVKIKKEVYLLNDISGQALRGQVTAILGPSGAGKSTFLDAIAGRIAKGSLEGSVSIDGRPVTTSYMKQISSYVMQDDQLFPMLTVLETLTFAAEVRLPPSLSRAEKLKRVWELIEQLGLQTTAHTYIGDEGVRGVSGGERRRVSIGTDIIHKPSLLFLDEPTSGLDSTSAYSVVEKVRDIAKGGSIVLMTIHQPSFRIQMLLDRIVILARGRLIYLGNPTTLPTYLAGFGRPVPEGENSMEYLLDVIKEYDESTLGLEPLVAYQRDGSKPTEAAKTPVPRTPRTPYQKSVQFRQMQLKSNQFSLASATPHANPFSNFESYNIDDEEGDFDNSLERKTQTPLHTVASGYHPRLASQFYKDFSVWVYNGVAGTPQRRPTWTPARTPARTPMSSYQRSRVNTPHRSIPPSPQEPVFKLEEPDYEEQGLDIEPLDAPEDGPKFANPWLREVAVLSWRTGLNVVRTPELFLSREVVLTVMALILSTLFHRLSGSDFLTINRILNFYIFAVCLVFFSSNDAVPTFIQERFIFIRERSHNAYRASTYVISSLIVYLPFFAIQGFTFAVITKFMLHLNSSLLYFWIVLFASLITTNAYVMLVSALVPSYITGYAVVIATTALFFLTCGFFLKRNKIPIYWRWLHYISAIKYPFEALLVNEFKGSHCYTGTQNQLSPGPLGEIKQSSLHTQLNPNITTCPMIGQDVLTSMDITMDSIWVDVAILLAWGVLYRLFFYVVLRFYSKNERK encoded by the exons ATGCAGCAGCCGCAGCAGCTAAGGACGGCCATGCGGAGGGACGGCGAGAGGGACCACCGGAGGGCGGCTGCGGCCGAGAGGCCTGCCGCCCACCGGACGGAgagggcggcggcggacgagACGGCCCATCGGAGGGCGGCCGAGGCGCCTCCACGCCGGACGGAGAGGGCGGCCGAGGTGCCCGCCCACCGGACGGAGAGGGCGGGTGAGACGGCGGCCACCGCCCGGAGAGCCGCGGAGATGCCCGCCCGCAGGACGACGGAGAGGAAGAAAAGCCTGGAGAGCCTGCTGGACGCCGCGGACGTGCGGGGGAAGCGCGGCGGCGGACCTGTGCCGGTCGGCGAGAAGATCACCACCTTCCCCGGCCAGGGCCTCGAGTTCAAGGACCTGTCCTACAGCGTCgtcaagaagcagaagaaggacggGGTCAAGATCAAGAAGGAGGTCTACCTGCTGAACGACATTTCCGGGCAGGCTCTCCGCGGCCAGGTCACGGCCATCCTCGGCCCCAGCGGCGCCGGCAAGTCCACTTTCCTCGACGCCATTGCCGGGAGGATCGCCAAGGGGAGCCTCGAAGGGTCTGTCAGCATCGACGGACGACCT GTCACCACGAGCTACATGAAGCAGATTTCCTCTTACGTGATGCAAGACGATCAGCTGTTTCCCATGCTTACGGTGCTGGAGACGCTCACATTTGCAGCTGAGGTCAGGCTCCCGCCATCCCTGTCGAGGGCTGAGAAGCTCAAGAGGGTGTGGGAACTCATCGAGCAGCTTGGTCTGCAG ACAACGGCTCACACATACATTGGGGATGAAGGGGTGCGAGGGGTCTCTGGCGGGGAACGCCGCAGAGTATCGATTGGCACGGACATCATCCATAAACCATCTCTTCTGTTTCTCGACGAACCAACCTCCGGCCTCGACTCCACTAGTGCATACAGTGTGGTGGAGAAAGTGAGGGACATTGCAAAAGGAGGGAGCATTGTGCTCATGACGATCCATCAACCATCTTTCAGGATACAGATGCTTCTTGACAGAATTGTCATCCTTGCAAG AGGACGACTGATCTATCTAGGCAACCCAACCACACTCCCCACATACCTTGCTGGATTTGGCAGACCAGTACCTGAGGGTGAGAACAGCATGGAATATCTACTGGATGTCATCAAGGAGTACGATGAATCAACACTTGGACTTGAGCCTCTGGTTGCATACCAGAGGGATGGCAGCAAACCCACGGAAGCTGCGAAAACTCCGGTGCCGAGAACACCAAGGACACCATACCAGAAGTCAGTTCAGTTCAGGCAAATGCAACTCAAAAGCAACCAGTTTTCACTTGCAAGCGCAACGCCTCATGCTAACCCCTTCTCAAACTTTGAGTCCTACAATATTGATGACGAGGAGGGTGATTTCGACAACTCTCTTGAGAGAAAAACACAGACGCCACTGCATACTGTGGCCTCGGGGTACCATCCAAGATTGGCTTCACAGTTCTACAAAGATTTCTCAGTCTGGGTTTACAACGGTGTCGCAGGGACACCGCAGCGCAGGCCCACTTGGACTCCAGCGCGAACACCAGCGAGGACCCCAATGTCAAGCTACCAGCGAAGCCGTGTGAATACGCCGCACAGGTCAATTCCTCCATCTCCCCAAGAACCAGTGTTCAAGCTAGAAGAGCCAGACTATGAGGAGCAGGGGCTTGATATTGAGCCACTAGATGCACCAGAGGACGGGCCCAAGTTTGCCAATCCTTGGCTCAGGGAGGTGGCTGTACTTTCATGGCGTACCGGACTGAATGTCGTGCGCACACCAGAGTTGTTCCTCTCTCGTGAGGTTGTTCTCACGGTCATGGCCCTCATCCTCTCGACGCTGTTCCATCGCCTCAGCGGTTCTGATTTCCTGACCATCAACCGCATCCTCAACTTCTACATCTTTGCAGTCTGCCTTGTCTTCTTCTCCTCAAATGATGCGGTCCCAACATTCATCCAGGAGCGCTTCATCTTCATCCGCGAGAGGTCACACAATGCATACCGTGCTTCGACCTATGTGATCTCCTCCCTCATTGTCTACCTTCCCTTCTTTGCCATTCAGGGCTTCACCTTTGCGGTGATCACAAAGTTCATGCTCCATCTGAATAGCAGCTTGCTCTACTTCTGGATCGTCCTCTTTGCATCGCTCATAACAACAAATGCATATGTGATGCTGGTGAGTGCGCTTGTTCCGAGTTACATCACTGGCTACGCCGTCGTGATTGCGACGACGGCTCTCTTCTTCCTCACCTGTGGATTCTTCCTGAAGCGGAACAAGATCCCTATTTACTGGAGATGGCTTCACTACATCTCCGCAATCAAGTACCCGTTTGAGGCATTGCTCGTCAACGAGTTCAAAGGCAGCCATTGCTACACTGGCACACAAAATCAGTTGTCACCAGGACCTCTGGGAGAAATCAAGCAAAGTAGCCTTCACACACAACTGAACCcaaacatcacaacatgcccCATGATAGGCCAGGATGTGCTCACCTCCATGGATATCACAATGGACAGCATCTGGGTTGATGTTGCGATCCTCCTTGCCTGGGGTGTGCTCTATCGGCTCTTCTTCTATGTGGTCCTGAGATTCTACTCCAAGAATGAGAGGAAGTAA
- the LOC123396078 gene encoding TPR repeat-containing thioredoxin TDX — protein MAKVGENSFEDEIMESDIELEGEVVEPDNDPLQKMGDPSVEVSEEMRDKAQLYKKKGVDALSEGKLDEAVENLTEAILLNPTSAILYATRAGVFVKMKKPNAAILDAEAALQINPDSAKGYKSRGMAKAMLGKWEDAAHDLHLAAKLDFDEEISSELKKVEPNVHKIEEHKKKYERLRKERDMKKADLERQRRHAEEVSAASAVLKPGDVITIHSSNQLEEIFTAASKLSKLVILYFTATWCGPCRFMGPVYKSLSEQHRNVVFLKLDIDQQGNIAHRWNVSSVPTFSCVINGKEIDKVVGADKTGLERKIAKHGSLKP, from the exons ATGGCGAAGGTGGGAGAGAACAGCTTTGAGGATGAAATCATGGAGTCAGACATTGAATTGGAGGGGGAAGTTGTTGAGCCGGACAATGATCCTCTGCAGAAG ATGGGAGATCCATCGGTTGAAGTCTCTGAAGAAATGCGTGATAAGGCACAGCTCTACAAAAAGAAGGGCGTTGATGCGCTTTCAGAAG GTAAACTGGACGAAGCAGTCGAGAACCTGACGGAGGCCATCTTGCTGAACCCCACATCAGCTATCCTCTATGCAACCAGGG CTGGTGTTTTTGTGAAGATGAAGAAACCAAATGCAGCAATTCTTGATGCGGAGGCAGCATTACAG ATAAATCCAGATTCTGCTAAAGGATATAAATCACGAGGGATGGCGAAAGCTATGCTTGGGAAGTGGGAAGATGCTGCTCATGACCTTCACTTGGCAGCAAAATTGGATTTTGATGAAGAGATCAGCTCAGAGCTTAAGAAG GTTGAACCCAATGTACACAAAATTGAGGAGCACAAGAAAAAGTATGAACGCCTGCGTAAAGAGAGGGACATGAAAAAAGCTGACTTGGAAAGACAGCGTAGGCATGCTGAGGAG GTTTCTGCTGCTTCTGCTGTTCTAAAGCCTG GTGATGTGATCACTATCCACTCATCTAATCAACTGGAAGAAATATTTACAGCCGCGTCAAAACTGTCGAAGCTTGTGATTCTGTATTTTACAGCAACATGGTGTGGACCATGTCGCTTTATGGGCCCTGTTTACAAAAGCTTATCTGAACAGCACCGGAATGTCGTATTCCTTAAGCTGGACATTGATCAACAAGGCAATATTGCACACCGCTGGAATGTCTCAAGTGTTCCAACATTCTCCTGTGTGATAAACGGCAAAGAGATTGATAAGGTTGTCGGTGCTGACAAGACCGGCCTTGAGAGAAAAATTGCGAAGCATGGCTCTCTTAAACCGTGA
- the LOC123396079 gene encoding protein TIFY 6b-like isoform X3, which yields MCFLGLLHASYFGGGGVPPMDWSFAGRAGAAPAVMSFRSAAREEQQQQQGELAFSKQQASRVLTPQRSFGAENHGSVQYAAAARAAYGGQPPQQQHAPNGARVIPMSSPFNPNNPMFRVQSSPNLPNGVAAGSPFKQPPFAMNNAVAASTVGVYKSRDMPKPKTAQLTIFYAGSVNVFNNVSAEKAQELMFLASRGSLPAAPSTVTRSPDATFFTPAKLAAPELSPAKQMLPQMPQRVSPPLSGISKPISMVSQAACVPKSASSSNIDSTAPKSSGQLVVPPTSQPSSSTHPVTLASTTAASIMPRAVPQARKASLARFLEKRKERVTTTAPYPSAKSPMESSDTVGSANDNNSKSSSCTEIAFSSNHEESLRLGGRPRNISFSGESPSTKLHI from the exons ATGTGCTTCCTTGGCTTGCTCCATGCGT CTTACTTTGGGGGAGGAGGAGTGCCGCCCATGGACTGGTCCTTCGCTGGCAGGGCCGGGGCCGCGCCGGCGGTCATGTCTTTCAGGTCGGCGGCGAGggaagagcagcagcagcagcagggcgAGCTCGCCTTCTCCAAGCAGCAGGCCTCGCGTGTCCTCACTCCACAG AGATCGTTTGGCGCTGAGAACCATGGCAGCGTGCAGTACGCCGCCGCCGCGCGTGCGGCTTACGGTGGGCAGCCTCCACAGCAGCAGCATGCTCCTAATGGTGCTAGGGTGATCCCAATGTCCTCGCCGTTCAACCCCAACAATCCCATGTTCAGGGTTCAGAGTTCGCCTAACCTCCCCAATGGCGTTGCTGCTGGGAGCCCGTTCAAACAGCCGCCTTTCGCGATGAACAATGCGGTCGCTGCTTCCACCGTTGGTGTGTACAAATCAAG GGACATGCCGAAGCCAAAGACAGCGCAATTAaccatcttctacgctggttctgTCAATGTATTCAACAACGTCTCAGCAGAAAAG GCTCAGGAACTCATGTTCTTAGCTAGCAGAGGATCTCTTCCAGCTGCACCCAGTACTGTTACTCGCAGCCCAGATGCAACCTTTTTCACTCCGGCAAAACTCGCAGCACCTGAGCTTTCACCTGCAAAGCAGATGCTACCTCAGATGCCACAACGTGTTTCGCCTCCTTTGTCAGGCATTTCCAAACCGATCTCCATGGTGTCCCAAGCTGCATGCGTCCCCAAGAGCGCCTCTAGCTCCAACATTGACTCGACAGCGCCAAAATCTTCAGGCCAGTTGGTTGTGCCTCCCACGAGTCAGCCTTCGTCGTCCACTCATCCTGTGACACTAGCCTCCACCACTGCTGCAAGTATTATGCCAAGAG CTGTTCCTCAAGCCCGGAAGGCGTCCCTTGCCCGATTCTTggagaaaaggaaagaaag AGTGACAACTACGGCGCCGTATCCATCAGCCAAGAGCCCGATGGAGAGCAGCGACACGGTCGGAAgcgccaacgacaacaacagcaagtcCTCATCATGCACAGAGATCGCCTTCTCAAGCAACCATGAGGAGTCGCTGCGTCTAGGCGGCCGGCCCAGGAACATCAGCTTTAGCGGGGAGTCCCCGAGTACAAAACTACACATCTGA